From Candidatus Dadabacteria bacterium, the proteins below share one genomic window:
- a CDS encoding NAD(+)/NADH kinase has product MKFGITGKKDSAQVYEIARGLCGWLRERDIEFFVEENLGRNIDAENVLAERDLAAAVDIIVVFGGDGSFIWVSRMVQGHDVSILGCNLGGLGFLTEFTVDEFFPMMERILAGDYEIEKRDMISCCVDRKDGEREEFTVLNDVVINNGPISKVVDLSIYINEKYVTTFKADGIIFATPTGSTAYSLSAGGPIIYPTLPVITVTPICPHILTNRPIVVPYTKKIRTRVLTDIQNTYLTLDGQVGVPLYLGDEVVLEGSESYVNIIKSPFRDYFNILKTKLMWSGRYENSE; this is encoded by the coding sequence TTGAAGTTCGGCATAACGGGCAAGAAGGACAGCGCGCAAGTCTATGAGATTGCTAGGGGGCTGTGCGGGTGGCTTCGTGAAAGAGACATAGAGTTCTTCGTTGAGGAGAACCTTGGACGCAACATAGACGCTGAGAATGTGCTTGCGGAGCGTGACCTGGCTGCGGCCGTCGACATAATAGTTGTGTTCGGGGGTGACGGTTCCTTTATCTGGGTTTCACGAATGGTGCAGGGACATGACGTCTCAATACTGGGCTGCAATCTCGGTGGACTCGGGTTTCTCACTGAGTTCACGGTGGATGAGTTTTTTCCGATGATGGAGAGAATACTCGCCGGAGACTACGAGATAGAAAAGAGGGACATGATATCGTGCTGCGTAGACAGAAAGGACGGAGAGCGGGAAGAATTCACGGTACTAAACGACGTAGTTATAAACAACGGTCCAATTTCCAAGGTTGTGGATCTCTCCATATATATAAACGAAAAATACGTTACGACCTTTAAGGCTGACGGAATTATCTTTGCGACCCCTACCGGCTCAACCGCCTACTCTCTTTCTGCGGGCGGGCCGATAATTTATCCGACGCTGCCCGTGATAACCGTCACTCCAATATGTCCGCATATTCTTACCAACAGGCCTATCGTGGTGCCCTACACAAAAAAGATAAGGACGAGGGTGCTTACCGACATACAGAACACCTATCTTACACTTGATGGGCAGGTGGGAGTACCTCTTTATCTCGGCGACGAAGTTGTTCTTGAAGGTTCGGAGAGTTACGTGAATATCATAAAATCTCCTTTTAGGGATTATTTCAACATTTTGAAGACAAAGCTTATGTGGAGCGGGAGATATGAAAATTCCGAGTGA
- a CDS encoding alanine--glyoxylate aminotransferase family protein, which translates to MKRLLLTPGPVAVPSEIMVEMARPLIHHRTKEFEAVFAQAREGLKQVFQTENEVFILAASGTGAMEGAVVNTLRAGDKVITVNGGKFGERWGKIARAYGLEVDEIEVTWGEAVSPAVIEEKLESDPSIRAILMQASETSTGVKHPTDQVAAITSKRDDVLLIVDGITAVGVFPLPFDELGIDVLVGGSQKAFMLPPGLSFASMSEKAWEFNKTSDLPKFYLNFADYQKSAQKNTTPWTPAVTLIIGLGKVIEGFMEEGMDNIYRKRELMSLATREALRAINIDLFTTDAASPALTVGVAPEEIGAGRIISELQAKFGMTVAGGQDHAKGKIFRVSHIGDVDRNDMVAFISALESILGSLEHDFISGAGVSKVSEMLGTA; encoded by the coding sequence ATGAAAAGATTGCTGCTGACCCCCGGCCCCGTGGCGGTCCCAAGCGAAATAATGGTTGAGATGGCAAGACCGCTCATTCATCACAGGACCAAGGAATTTGAAGCCGTGTTCGCTCAGGCAAGAGAAGGTCTGAAACAGGTTTTTCAGACAGAAAACGAAGTTTTCATACTGGCGGCTTCGGGAACCGGCGCCATGGAAGGAGCCGTGGTAAACACCCTTCGCGCGGGCGACAAGGTGATCACGGTAAACGGCGGAAAGTTCGGAGAGAGGTGGGGGAAGATAGCGAGAGCCTACGGACTGGAAGTGGATGAAATAGAGGTTACGTGGGGCGAGGCCGTTTCCCCGGCAGTAATAGAGGAAAAACTCGAGAGCGACCCCTCGATAAGGGCGATTCTGATGCAGGCAAGCGAGACCTCCACCGGAGTCAAGCATCCAACCGACCAGGTCGCGGCGATTACATCAAAAAGAGACGACGTGCTGCTCATAGTTGACGGCATAACCGCCGTCGGGGTGTTCCCCCTCCCGTTTGACGAACTGGGAATCGATGTTCTCGTGGGCGGTTCGCAGAAAGCTTTCATGCTTCCTCCGGGACTTTCATTCGCGTCTATGAGCGAGAAGGCCTGGGAGTTCAACAAGACCTCGGACCTCCCGAAGTTCTATCTCAATTTTGCCGACTACCAAAAAAGCGCCCAGAAAAACACGACGCCATGGACTCCCGCCGTCACGCTGATAATCGGCCTCGGCAAGGTTATAGAAGGGTTTATGGAAGAGGGGATGGACAATATTTACAGAAAACGCGAACTGATGTCGCTTGCGACCCGCGAGGCACTCCGAGCGATCAACATAGATCTTTTCACCACTGACGCGGCAAGCCCGGCTCTTACCGTGGGAGTAGCTCCCGAAGAGATAGGGGCGGGGAGGATCATCTCCGAGCTTCAGGCAAAATTCGGTATGACCGTCGCGGGCGGACAGGACCACGCCAAGGGAAAAATCTTCAGAGTATCCCACATAGGAGATGTCGACCGAAACGATATGGTGGCGTTTATTTCAGCCCTCGAATCTATTCTGGGATCTTTGGAACATGATTTTATAAGCGGAGCCGGAGTTTCCAAGGTATCGGAAATGCTGGGAACGGCATAG
- a CDS encoding DUF2461 domain-containing protein encodes MKHFSLETFRFLKDLSIPRDKTWFEENRECYEKKLLGPLRQAVTDIGPSLREVIKDCETRPAINKTITRINRDMRFAKGRSPYKDNMLALFYREGRKRLDAQLFLGFQPEGVWRGLYVPTPLLSPNAPMAEEIENDSRAVVNLAQDIGLGSDIDLVACKKYGEIDRTLDPAKAESFLEGPHLCALQTCEPDEVANSLVPFIRETRDLLVRLVPLWKLYSGATGQT; translated from the coding sequence ATGAAACACTTTTCTTTAGAAACCTTCCGTTTTCTAAAGGATCTCAGCATTCCACGCGACAAGACGTGGTTTGAGGAAAATCGCGAGTGCTACGAGAAGAAGCTGCTTGGCCCGCTACGCCAAGCTGTTACAGACATAGGTCCCAGTCTCCGCGAAGTGATCAAAGACTGCGAGACCCGCCCCGCCATTAATAAAACGATTACCCGGATAAACCGGGACATGCGTTTTGCCAAAGGGCGAAGTCCTTACAAAGACAACATGCTCGCTCTTTTTTACAGAGAGGGGCGCAAAAGACTTGATGCTCAATTGTTTCTGGGTTTTCAGCCGGAAGGCGTATGGCGGGGACTCTACGTACCCACTCCGCTGCTCTCCCCCAACGCCCCGATGGCCGAAGAAATTGAAAACGATTCACGGGCCGTCGTCAACCTCGCGCAAGACATTGGCCTTGGATCTGACATCGATCTGGTCGCGTGCAAAAAGTATGGTGAAATTGACCGGACGCTTGACCCCGCAAAAGCAGAGAGCTTCCTTGAAGGACCTCATCTTTGCGCCTTGCAGACATGTGAGCCAGACGAGGTCGCAAACAGCCTCGTCCCTTTTATCCGTGAAACACGAGACTTGTTAGTGCGACTCGTTCCTCTCTGGAAACTCTACTCAGGAGCGACAGGACAAACTTAG
- a CDS encoding transcriptional regulator, with protein MALTRDFRDTVMERARKDPEFRIGLLTEAIECVINDEINVAKELLRDYVNATIGFQELGTLTKKDPKSLMRMLGPKGNPSLKNISSLLASLKESEGVKLHVQALG; from the coding sequence GTGGCATTAACACGCGACTTTAGAGATACCGTAATGGAACGGGCTAGGAAAGATCCGGAATTCCGCATCGGTCTTCTGACCGAAGCAATTGAGTGTGTTATCAATGATGAAATTAACGTAGCCAAGGAGTTGTTGCGAGACTACGTTAACGCGACTATCGGTTTTCAGGAACTTGGAACCCTTACGAAAAAAGATCCGAAAAGTCTAATGCGCATGCTCGGCCCGAAAGGGAATCCAAGTCTTAAAAACATCTCTTCCCTTCTAGCATCCTTAAAGGAAAGCGAGGGCGTAAAACTTCATGTGCAAGCCTTGGGATAA